A window of Elusimicrobiota bacterium contains these coding sequences:
- a CDS encoding GNAT family N-acetyltransferase, translating to MSFEPDPWLSRVLGRPAYRGAGRRFRPPPLRRFGFYHARIAADRLADLKIAINAGFHLVDVTMSLERAPARESQPGFPIVRLLSNREAPALRSWGGNAFLFSRFHLDPLFSKAEAAAVKRAWLEEYLAGRRADRVWVAMEKGRPVGFLGRRRIQEKNQRVGVLDLMAVRPSHRGRGVGRALVRRFINDGAEDCDLLRVGTQAANVPSLRLYLQCGFSVRAAHYVVHAHRGGRG from the coding sequence ATGTCGTTTGAGCCCGATCCCTGGCTGTCCCGGGTTCTGGGGCGACCGGCCTACCGCGGCGCGGGACGCCGTTTCCGGCCCCCGCCGCTTCGGCGCTTCGGTTTCTATCACGCCCGGATCGCCGCCGACCGATTGGCGGATCTCAAAATCGCCATCAACGCCGGTTTCCATCTGGTCGACGTGACGATGTCGTTGGAGCGTGCGCCCGCTCGGGAAAGCCAGCCCGGCTTCCCGATCGTTCGGCTTTTGTCGAACCGGGAGGCTCCCGCCCTTCGTTCCTGGGGAGGAAACGCGTTCCTGTTTTCCCGGTTCCATTTGGACCCGCTTTTTTCAAAAGCCGAGGCCGCGGCCGTAAAACGGGCGTGGCTCGAAGAGTATTTGGCGGGGCGTCGCGCCGACCGCGTTTGGGTGGCCATGGAAAAGGGGCGCCCCGTGGGTTTCTTGGGCCGTCGACGGATTCAGGAAAAAAACCAGCGCGTGGGGGTTCTGGACTTGATGGCGGTGCGGCCGTCCCACCGCGGTCGGGGGGTCGGCCGGGCGCTGGTGCGCCGGTTCATCAACGACGGCGCGGAGGACTGTGACCTTTTGCGCGTGGGGACGCAGGCGGCGAACGTTCCATCTCTTCGGCTCTATTTGCAGTGTGGGTTTTCGGTCCGCGCCGCCCACTACGTTGTTCACGCCCACCGCGGAGGCCGCGGGTGA
- a CDS encoding NAD(P)-dependent oxidoreductase — MTNEIKGRRILLLGGAGFIGHNLALSLKSQGADVHVVDGLQVNNLLYYSSRDHEGPNRDLYVGFINERLRLLQDAGVPLWVEDLRDYHALARTFEKIKPQTVVHLAAVAHAGKSNKDPFSTFDHSLRTLENALDCSRGRIEHFVYFSSSMVYGNFRTPEVTEDHPLDSIGIYGALKVAGEKMVTAYHQVFNLPYTIVRPSALYGERCVSRRVGQVFIESALAGTPLRVDGDGSERLDFTYIGDLVRGVELAMVKDAARNETFNITHGQSRSVQELIEVVRSEFPNIKVERVERDKLMPFRGTLDVEKARRLLGYAPAYPIEKGFRDYIAWYKNRSKVPAPNVV; from the coding sequence ATGACGAACGAGATCAAAGGCCGCCGGATTCTTCTGTTGGGCGGCGCCGGATTTATCGGACACAATTTGGCCCTCAGCCTCAAATCCCAGGGGGCCGACGTCCACGTGGTGGACGGGCTGCAGGTGAACAACCTGCTCTATTACTCGTCCCGGGACCACGAAGGGCCCAACCGGGACCTGTACGTGGGCTTCATCAACGAGCGCCTGCGCCTGTTGCAGGACGCCGGCGTGCCGCTGTGGGTGGAAGACCTCCGCGACTACCACGCCCTGGCCCGCACCTTCGAGAAGATCAAGCCGCAAACGGTGGTCCATTTGGCGGCGGTGGCCCACGCGGGAAAATCCAACAAGGACCCCTTCAGCACCTTCGACCACAGCCTGCGGACCCTGGAGAACGCCCTGGACTGCAGCCGCGGCCGCATCGAACACTTCGTGTATTTTTCCTCCAGCATGGTCTACGGGAACTTCCGCACCCCGGAAGTGACGGAGGACCACCCCCTCGATTCCATCGGCATTTACGGGGCCTTGAAAGTGGCGGGCGAAAAAATGGTGACGGCCTACCACCAAGTGTTCAACCTGCCGTACACCATCGTCCGCCCTTCGGCGTTGTACGGCGAGCGTTGCGTCAGCCGGCGGGTGGGGCAGGTTTTTATTGAAAGCGCTCTGGCGGGAACGCCCCTCCGGGTCGACGGGGACGGGAGCGAGCGGCTGGATTTCACCTACATCGGCGATTTGGTTCGCGGGGTGGAGCTCGCCATGGTGAAAGACGCCGCGCGGAACGAAACCTTCAACATCACCCACGGCCAATCGCGCTCCGTTCAGGAATTGATCGAGGTCGTTCGCTCCGAGTTCCCGAACATCAAGGTCGAGCGCGTCGAGCGGGACAAACTCATGCCCTTCCGGGGCACGCTGGACGTCGAAAAAGCGCGCCGCCTGTTGGGCTACGCCCCGGCCTACCCCATCGAGAAAGGTTTTCGGGATTACATCGCGTGGTACAAAAATCGATCCAAGGTCCCGGCGCCGAATGTCGTTTGA